The following proteins come from a genomic window of Meleagris gallopavo isolate NT-WF06-2002-E0010 breed Aviagen turkey brand Nicholas breeding stock chromosome Z, Turkey_5.1, whole genome shotgun sequence:
- the LOC100543078 gene encoding aprataxin — MQDPKVQVYKDEKAVVIKDKYPKARYHWLILPWDSISSLKSVTREHLGLLEHMHAVGQKMIQQCPAKESLEFRLGYHAIPSMSQLHLHVISQDFDSPALKTKKHWNSFTTEYFLNSEDVIEMVRSKGKVTVNDHASELLKLPLRCHLCKQQLSTIPQLKEHLKKHWTK, encoded by the exons ATGCAAGATCCTAAAGTGCAG GTTTATAAGGATGAGAAGGCTGTAGTCATCAAGGATAAATACCCCAAAGCACGTTACCACTGGCTTATTTTACCGTGGGACTCCATTTCGAGCCTCAAATCAGTCACCAGAGAGCACCTCGGACTCCTGGAACATATGCATGCAGTGGGGCAGAAAATGATTCAGCAGTGCCCTGCCAAAGAAAGCCTGGAGTTCCGGCTGGGTTACCACGCCATTCCCAGCATGAG TCAGCTGCATTTGCACGTCATCAGCCAAGATTTTGATTCTCCTGctctgaaaaccaaaaagcatTGGAACTCCTTTACCACGGAATACTTCCTAAACTCCGAAG atgtgATAGAGATGGTACGAAGCAAGGGAAAAGTAACGGTGAATGATCATGCCTCTGAACTTCTCAAGTTGCCCCTCAGATGCCATCTCTGCAAACAACAGCTATCCACTATCCCACAGCTAAAGGAACATCTCAAGAAACACTGGACAAAATGA